The following are encoded in a window of Sphaerisporangium siamense genomic DNA:
- a CDS encoding endonuclease domain-containing protein, which yields MARSWAESPGEVAHSWAELPADRVVLLAGAGAAAHALTAEPPPDAAPAILTCVPVVARSVAEAAGHMLDALQDAALDLFPAWLPDAAGIQAGAAGTLAVRALALRTAATSPHFGPFLAALAESALHHTDGTPRRTASGGPPDARSGGFPGARSGTGAFARTSRFGPEVRAAGLARVLAAGFQRSGTALLVPVPEDFSRADQDVLLAAAEWLAARGGFGVWLTGALSAPADRVTHVTLRLPSPTSADPGLSPPSTLPPRAVTFPAVTGMPHPASHAEKALERALAARPWSHGRAWNQTYRSGPLANPIRVDLIWRRERCIVEIDGEDHHRPDRYAADRLRDVQLQLDGYAVLRFTNAQVLMDVEAVAARLERYLTTRRDTLAKGSPRV from the coding sequence GTGGCGCGTTCGTGGGCTGAGTCGCCGGGGGAGGTCGCGCACTCCTGGGCGGAGCTGCCCGCGGACCGGGTCGTGCTGCTGGCCGGCGCCGGCGCCGCCGCGCACGCCCTGACCGCAGAGCCGCCGCCCGACGCCGCGCCTGCGATCCTCACCTGTGTCCCGGTCGTCGCGCGGTCCGTCGCGGAGGCCGCCGGCCACATGCTCGACGCCCTCCAGGACGCCGCCCTCGACCTGTTCCCGGCCTGGCTCCCGGACGCCGCCGGCATCCAGGCCGGAGCCGCCGGCACCCTCGCCGTCCGAGCCCTCGCCCTGCGCACCGCCGCCACAAGCCCCCATTTCGGCCCCTTCCTCGCCGCCCTCGCCGAATCCGCCCTCCACCACACCGACGGCACCCCCCGCCGTACCGCCTCAGGTGGCCCTCCTGACGCACGCTCAGGGGGTTTTCCCGGCGCGCGGTCCGGCACGGGCGCCTTTGCCCGGACGTCTCGGTTCGGACCTGAGGTGCGCGCGGCCGGGCTGGCCCGCGTGCTCGCCGCCGGGTTCCAGCGGTCCGGGACCGCGCTTCTCGTACCGGTGCCGGAAGACTTCTCCCGCGCCGACCAGGACGTCCTGCTCGCCGCCGCCGAATGGCTGGCCGCGCGGGGCGGCTTCGGCGTGTGGCTGACCGGAGCCCTCTCCGCGCCCGCCGACCGCGTCACGCACGTGACCCTGCGCCTGCCGTCGCCCACGAGCGCCGATCCCGGGCTCTCTCCCCCTTCCACGCTCCCGCCGCGCGCCGTGACCTTCCCCGCCGTGACCGGGATGCCCCACCCCGCGAGCCACGCCGAGAAAGCCCTGGAAAGAGCCCTCGCCGCCCGCCCCTGGTCACACGGCCGCGCCTGGAACCAGACCTACAGGTCCGGCCCCCTCGCCAACCCGATCCGCGTGGACCTCATCTGGCGCCGCGAACGCTGCATCGTCGAAATCGACGGCGAGGACCACCACAGACCCGACCGCTACGCCGCCGACCGCCTGCGCGACGTCCAGTTGCAACTCGACGGCTACGCGGTGCTCCGCTTCACCAACGCCCAGGTCCTGATGGACGTCGAAGCCGTCGCCGCCCGTCTGGAGCGCTACCTCACAACCCGCCGCGACACACTCGCGAAAGGATCCCCCCGTGTCTGA